The sequence CCTGGTGCGAGCAATCAACCCCTTAGAGCGCAAAGCGGCTAGTTGGTGGCCAGGAAGCCCGCGATGCCGCGCACCACGGCGTCGGCGTACTTCTGCCGTCCCTCGGGGGTCTTCATCAGCGCCGAGTCCGCGGGGTTCTTCATGTTGCCCAACTCGACGAGGATGGACGGGTATTGGGCGAGGTTCAGCCCGGCGATGTCCGAGCGCGGATTGAGCCCACCGGTGCCAATGTAGGTGGACGGCACGAACCCGGAGGCCTTCAGCTGGTCGCGCATGATCTGGGCGAACCGCGGCGACGGGCCGGCCTGCGCCTCGTTGAGCGGCGGCGAGGAGTACAGCACGTGAAAACCGCGGCCCGTCGGGGGCCCGCCGTCGGCGTGGATGCTCACGATCGCGTTCGGTTTCAGCGAGTTGGCCATCGCCGCGCGTTCGTCGACGCAGGGGCCGAGCGCGTTGTCGTTGCCGCGCGACATCGCGGTGCGCACGCCGAGCTTGGTGAGCGCCTGGCGGATCCGCAGCGTGGTGTCCCAGGCGAAGGTGTGCTCGGGATAGCCGTCGTCGGTCGAGGTGCCGCTGGCCTGGCAGTCCTTGGTGCCGCCGCGGCCCGTCGGCACCTGACGGCTGATCGAGTCGTCGTTGGCGCCGTTGTGTCCGGGATCGAGGAACACGATCTTGCCGGCAATGTTGGACGGGGCGGCGCGGACGTCACCGGCAGGGACGATGAGCGTCGACGCGGCGACGATGAGACCGGCAGCCATGGCGGCGCCGACACGCAGGCGGGCAGGCACGGGCGTCACCGTAGCCTCGAGCGCGACTACGCTGAAAGGCCAAACCGCCCCATGCGGGCGACAGAGACCAAGTCGATACCAATACGCAAGGGGACCGTCATGCAACCCGGAGGCACACCGCCCGGAGGCCAGCCCGATATGTCGGCGCTCCTCGCGCAGGCACAGCAGGTGCAGCAGCAGCTGATGGAGGCGCAGGAAGCGCTGGCCAATGCGCAGGTGCACGGCCAGGCCGGCGGCGGGCTGGTGCAGGTCACGATGAAGGGCAGCGGCGAGGTGGTCGCGGTGTCGATCGATCCGAAGGTGATCGATCCCGAGGATCCCGAAACGCTGCAGGACCTCATCGTCGGCGCGATCAGCGACGCGGCCAAACAGGTGACGATCCTGGCGCACGATCGGCTGGGGCCGTTGGCCAGCGGCATGGGTGACCTCGGCCTGCCGGGGATGTAATTGTTCGAGGGCCCCGTCCAAGATCTGATCGACGAGCTCGGCAAGCTGCCCGGGATCGGGCCGAAGAGCGCGCAGCGGATCGCGTTTCATCTGCTGTCGGTCGAGCCGCCCGACATCGACCGGTTGACCGCGGCGTTGTCGAAGGTGCGTGACGGCGTGAAGCACTGCGCGGTGTGCGGCAACGTCTCCGACGACGATCGATGCCGCATCTGCTCCGACACCCGCCGCGACGCATCGGTGGTGTGTGTGGTCGAGGAGCCCAAGGACGTGCAGGCGGTCGAACGCACCCGTGAGTTCCGCGGCCGCTACCACGTGCTGGGCGGGGCGTTGGACCCGTTGTCGGGGGTGGGCCCCGAGCAGCTGCGGATTCGTGAGCTGCTCAACAGGATCGGGGAACGCATCGACGGCGTGGACATCACCGAGGTGATCATCGCGACCGACCCGAACACCGAGGGGGAGGCCACCGCGACGTATCTGGTGCGGATGCTGCGCGACATCCCGGGGCTGACGGTGACGCGGATCGCCTCGGGCCTGCCGATGGGTGGCGACCTGGAGTTCGCCGACGAGTTGACGCTGGGCCGGGCCCTGGCGGGCCGCCGCGCGATGGCGTGACTATCCTTCGCCGAGACCGACGCTTTGGCGGAAAAACACGAGCGGAACCCGCCAATTCGTCGATCTCGGCGCAGGGTGTATGGGCCTAGACGCGGCGGGGGGCGGCCAGCCGCTCGCGGCGCAGCTGCTCCACCTCGCGAAGCTCCAACGGCGCCAGCTCGCCGACCACGCGTGACAGCAGGTGGTCGGCCAGCTGCGGGTTACGCGCCAGGCACGGCCCGTGCAGGTAGGTCGCGACGACGCTGCCCTGCACCGCACCGTCGAACCCGTCACCGGCCCGGTTGCCCGCGCCGCTGATCACCCGCGCGAGTGGCTGCGCAGACGCGCCCAAAACCGTTCCACCGCGGTGGTTCTCGAACCCGGTGAGCTGCTCGGACAGCTCAGGCAGCAGCGGTTGCGACACCACCTCGCCGATCGTCCTGATCTCCTGCGGCGACGTCGTCACATCCAGCAGCCCGACACCCTCGACCCGCTCACCCGACGACGTCTCATACCAGTGGCCCAGCACCTGGATCGCCGCGCAGATCGCCAGCACCGGTGCTCCCCGCGAAACCGCCTGCTGCAGGCCGGGATAGCGCAACAGGTGCCGGGTGGCCAGTCGCTGGGCGTAGTCCTCGGCTCCGCCGAGCGTGTACAGATCCAGTTCGGCGGGTACCGGATCCGCCAGGGTGATTTCGACGATTTCGGCGGCGAAACCCCGCAGCCGCAACCGCTCCCGGAGCACCACCGCATTGCCGCCGTCCCCGTAGGTGCCCATCACGTCGGGCAGCACCAGCCCGATCCGCACCGTCGACTCAGCCATGTTCTCCCCGGTCGTCCCCTGTCCTACGGACGTGGGCCCAACGCTCCTGCCCCCTGGGGCCACGACGCTCCAGCTCCCGGTTCAACTGCAGAAACGCGGTGTAGTTCGCGATCACCTCGACGTGCCCGGGCGGACACGATGCGATCGCCGCGACGGTGTCATGCACCAACGTGTGCTCTACGCGCGCGTATCCGAGCCGCACCGCCAGATCGGTGCCCCGTTCCCCGGCCGCCACCACCTGGGTGTCCTCGAAGTGCTCGAAGCGCACATCCCACAGCCACGACAGGTCTTCGCCGTCGGGCACCTGACCGTTGACCGAAATCACCACGCCCGCACCGTGTTTGTCGACCATCGACAGCGCTTCCTGCCATCCGGCGGGGTTCTTGGCCAGCAGCACCCGCACGGTGTGCGCACCCAGGCGCACGGTGCGGTACCGTCCCGCGACCTCGTCGACGGCCGACACCGCCTTCACCGTCGCGGTGGCGTCGGCGCCCATCGTCACCGCCGCGGCCACCGCCTGCGTCGCGTTACCGCGGTTGACCGACCCGGGCAGCGCCAGCGTCATCGGCAGCGTAATGCCGTCTGGGCCATAGATGTTCGTATCGTCGAACCACCAGTGCGGGGTGGGTCGCTTGAAATCGGTGCCGCTGGAATACCAGTGGGCACCGTCGCGCACGATCATCTCACCCGAGCGCGGGCAGCTCACCGAGTCGTTGGCCCAGCCGCCGCCCGCGGCCACCCACACCACGTGCGGGCTGTCGTAGGCCGCCGACGTCATCAGCACGTCGTCGCAGTTGGCCACCACGACCGCCGACGGATGCCGCGCCAAGCCCGCCCGCAGCGTGCGTTCGATGTGGTTGATCTCCCCGACCCGATCCAGTTGGTCGCGCGACAGGTTCAGCAGGACGATGACATCGGGGTCGCCGGCTTCCACCGCGTCCAAGACATGCGGCACGTGCATCTCGTCGACTTCCAGCGCGGCCAGCGGTGCCTCGCGGGCGGCGGCCAACGCGGCGACCAAACCGGCGTCCATGTTCGCGCCGGTGTCGTTGGTGGCGACGTCGCCGAGTGTGCGCAACGCCGCGGCGATCATCCGGGTGGTGGTGGACTTGCCGTTCGTTCCGGTGACCACCACGGTGCGACGGCCTCGGCCGAGCTGGCGCAGCAGCGACTTGTCCAGCGCCAGCGCGACGAGGCCACCGATCATCGCGCCGGCACCGCGCCCGGTGACCCGCGACGCCCATCGCGCCGCGGCGCCGGTCGCCAGCGCGACCCGCCCTCGAATCGTGACCATTCCCGGCAGTCTATGAGGGCTCGAAAAGGGTCCCGACACGCTGCACACCGATATCGCGAGGTCCCTGGATTGTCGGACTACCGTGCCATCCTCGAATTGTGAGCCACTTATGGGGCCGCCCGGCACACGAAGCCGGTGCCGGCTGGGCTGTCGTCGACGTGGAGACCACGGGTTTCCGCCCCGGCCAGGCTCGCATCGTCAGCATCGCCGCGCTCGCCCTCGGCGACGACGGCAACGTCGAGCAGAGCCTCTACAGCCTGCTCAACCCCGGCGTCGATCCCGGCCCCACCCATGTGCATGGGCTGACCACCGAAATGCTGGACGGCCAGCCGTGTTTCGGCGACATCGTCGGCGCGCTGATCGAACTGCTCGACGGGCGCACCCTGGTTGCCCACAACGTCGGTTTCGACTACTCGTTTCTGGCCGCCGAGGCCGAGCTGGTGAGCGAGGAGCTGCCGATTGACACCGTGATGTGCACCGTGGAGTTGGCCCGCCGCCTGGATCTGGGCACCGAGAACCTGCGGCTGGAGACCCTGGCCGCGCACTGGGGCGTCACCCAGATGAAGCCGCACGACGCGCTGGACGACGCGCTGGTGCTGGCCCAGATCCTCAAGCCGGTGCTGCTGCGCGCACGGGAACGCAAGGTGTGGCTGCCCGTGCATCCGGTGACGCGGCGCCGCTGGCCCAACGGCCTGGTCACCCACGACGAACTGCGCCCGCTGAAGATGCTGGCCGCGCGGCTGCCGTGCCCGTACCTCAACCCCGGCCGGTACGTGCGCGGCAGGCCGCTGGTGCAAGGCATGCGCGTCGCGGTGTCGGCCGAGGTGCAGCGCACCCACGAGGAGCTCATCGAGCGGATCCTGCACGCCGGGCTGGCCTACACCGACACCGTCGACCTCGAGACTTCGCTGATGATCTGCAACGAGCCCGAACCCGAACAGGGCAAGGGCTACCAGGCCAAACAGCTCGGGGTGCCGCTGGTCACCGACGCCGACTTCCTGAGCCACCTCGACGCCGTCGTTGCCGGCACCGGCATCGAGGAGTTCACCGACACCCGGGCCGCCGGGGAGCAGTTCGCGCTGTTCTAGCCGAGGCCCCAGGTCAGCGCGCGGCCCGGTTGACCGCCGACACCACCGCGCGCAGCGACGCCGTGGTGATCGAGGTCGCGATCCCCACGCCCCACACCGTGGTGTCGCCGATCGACGCCTCGACGTAGGCGGCGGCCTTGGCCTCTTCGCCGGAGGACATGGCGTGTTCGGAGTAGTCCAGCACGTTGACGTGGATGCCGATCGTGGCCAGCGCGTCGACGAACGCCGCGAGCGGACCGTTGCCCGTGCCGACGATCTCGTGCTCGACGCCGTCGACCGTGACGACCGCCTCGACGGTGTCGGTGCCGCCGTCGACCTCGGCGGCCGTCACCTTCTGCCGGATCCGTTCCAGCGGCCGCGTCGGCGCCAGGTACTCCTCGAAGAAGACGTCCCACATCTCCTTCGGCGACACCTCGCCGCCCTCGCCGTCGGTGATCTTCTGGATCGCCTGGGAGAACTCCACCTGCAGCCGCCGCGGCAGCGCCAGGCCGTGGTCGGCTTTCATGATGTAGGCCACCCCGCCCTTGCCGGACTGCGAGTTCACCCGGATGACGGCCTCGTAGGTGCGCCCGACGTCGCGCGGATCGATCGGCAGGTAGGGGACCTGCCACAGCAGGTCATCCACATCGGCGTCCTGCTCGTCGGCGGTCACCTTCATCGCGTCCAGGCCCTTGTTGATGGCGTCCTGATGGCTTCCGGAGAACGCGGTGTAGACCAGGTCGCCGCCGTAGGGGTGACGTTCGTGTACCGGCAGCTGGTTGCAGTACTCGACGGTGCGGCGGATCTCGTCGATGTTCGAGAAGTCGATCTGCGGGTCGACGCCACGGGAGAACAGGTTCATGCCCAGCGTCACCAGGCAGACGTTGCCGGTGCGCTCACCGTTCCCGAACAGGCAGCCCTCGATCCGGTCGGCGCCCGCCTGGTAGCCCAATTCCGCTGCGGCGACGGCGGTTCCGCGGTCGTTGTGCGGATGCAGCGACAACACGATGCTGTCACGCCGCTTCAGGTTGCGGCTCATCCACTCGATCGAGTCGGCATAGACGTTCGGGGTGGCCATCTCGACCGTGGCGGGCAGGTTGACGATCAGCGGCCAGTCCGGGGTGGGCTCCAGCACGTCGCCGACCGCGTCGCAGACCTCCTTGGCGTACACCAGCTCGGTGCCGGTGTAGGACTCCGGGGAGTACTCGTAGCGCCACAGCGTGCCGGGATACTTCTTGGCCTCCTCGACGCACTTGCGCGCCCCGTCGACGGCGATGGCCTTGACGGCCTCGCGGTCGGCCTTGAACACCACCCGGCGCTGCAGGATCGACGTCGAGTTGTAGAAGTGCACGATCACCCGCGGGGCGCCCTCGCAGGCCTCGAACGTGCGCTCGATCAGCTCCGGGCGGCATTGCGTCAACACCTGGATGGTGACGTCGTCGGGGATCGCGCCCTGCTCGATGATCTCGCGCACGAAGTCGAAGTCGGTCTGGCTGGCCGAGGGGAAACCGACCTCGATCTCCTTGTAGCCCATCCGCACCAGCAGGTCGAACATGCGCCGCTTGCGGGCCGGGCTCATCGGGTCGATCAGCGCCTGGTTGCCGTCGCGCAGATCCACCGCGCACCACAACGGCGCCGTGTCGATGACCCGGTCGGGCCAGCTGCGGTCGGGCAGCGTGATCTTCTCGACCTCGTCGGCGAAGCTGCGGTAGCGATGAACGGGCATCGACGAGCCGCGCTGGGTGTTCCACGGCGGCTGGCCGGGATTGGGCGGGCCGGCGGGTTTGGTGATGGCGCGTGCCGACGTGAAGGCGTCAGGTGAATCGAAAGAAGTTTTCGAGAAAGTAGTCACGATGAGGTGCTCCGGGATTGAGGGGAAAATCGACAATCGACCGGCGCAGCGCGAACACCCGCGACGGGAAGCCGGTCTGGATCAGACCCCGTCGCGGCTGCCGAGGAGGAGCACCCGCTGCACCGGGCCACTCTATCAAGCCGGCGGGCGCTGAGAAACCCCTGGTGCTGCCACCGGCCGACGGCGATCGTTAGAGTTCAGGCGGTGAGGCTTGATCGACGGTGGTGGATCGCCATCGGGGTGGTGGTGGCGGTGATCGTCGCGTTGGTCTACAGCATGTTCAACCGTCCGCCGGCCGAGTGCGACGCGGTGCGAGAGTTGTTGCAGTTCAACCAATCTCAGGCCGCCCTCATCGAGTCGAAGTCCAGCGAGGGCGAGGGTCTGCCGACCCTGGCCGAAGAGACGGCGTACCGGGCGTGGGCCGACGGGCTGGCCGAACGCGCCCAGAAGGTCAGCCGAAGCGCACCCGATCTGGAGTGGACCAGCTCACAGTTGGCCAACCTCGCCGACGAATTCGTCCGCAAGATGTCCAAGGTGCGTGCCGAAGCCGAATCCCGGGCGCCGGGCGCGCCCGCCCCGCCGACGTACTACGAGATGACCGCGATCAACGCGCAGATCAGCCAGAAACTCGCCCACCTATCCGAGGCGTGCGCCGGCTGACGCCGCCCATAAGGTGACCGGTGTGTGCACTCGAGTGGTTTATCTCGGTACCGGCGAACGGATCGTCACCGGCCGGTCGATGGATTGGAAGTTCGAGATCGGGACCAATCTGTGGGCGCTGCCCCGCGGGGTGACGCGCACCGGGCAGGCCGGGCCCGATTCGGCGACGTGGACGGCCAAGTACGGCAGCGTGGTCGCGAGCGGATACGACATCTGCACCACCGACGGCGTCAACGAGGCCGGCCTGGCCGCCAACCTGCTGTGGCTGGCCGAGTCCGAGTACCCGTCCAACACCGGGGACCGGCCGGCCGTCGCGCTGTCGTTGTGGGCGCAGTACGTGCTGGACAACTTCGCCACCGTCGCCGAGGCCGTCGCCGCGCTGACCGCCACGCCGCTGCGGGTGGTGACGGCCGAGGTGCCCGGTCAGCACCGGTTGGCCACCCTGCACCTGGCCATGTCCGACGCCACCGGAGACAGCGCGATCGTCGAGTACATCGACGGCGAGCAGGTCATCCACCACGGCCGCCAGTACCAGGTGATGACGAACTCGCCCATCTTCGCCAAACAGCTCGCGATCACCGAGTACTGGCAGCAGATCGGCGGAACCGTGATGCTGCCCGGCACCAACCGCGCCGCCGACCGGTTCGTGCGGGCGTCGTTCTACATCGACGCGGTGCCCAAGACGGCCGACCCGCTCGAGGCGGTCGCGGTGGTGATGAGCGTGGTGCGCAACGTCTCCGTGCCGTACGGCATCACCACCGCCGACGAGCCCAACATCTCCTCGACCCGGTGGCGCACGGCCGTCGACCACCAGGCGCTGCGCTACTTCTTCGAGTCGGCGCTCTCGCCCAACACGTTCTGGGTCGAGCTGGCCAATCTCGACTTCTCCGAGGGCGCCCCGGCGCAACGGCTGAACCTCGGCGACGGCGAGAAGACCGTGTACGCCGGGGACGCCAGCGCGAAATTCGAGCCGGCCGAGCCGTTCGCGTTTCTGTCGGTGGCGTAGGCACCGGTATCCGGGCTAGGGTCGGCGCCGCTACCGGCGGGAAAATCCGGTTTCGATCAACCGATATCCTGGGTGAGATTCTCCCCCCGAACTTCGAAAGGTTTGCTCAGTGGCGCTCGTCGTGCAGAAATACGGCGGATCCTCGCTGTCGGACGCCGAGCGGATCCGTCGCGTCGCCGAGCGCATCGTGGAGACCAAGAAGGCCGGCAACGACGTCGTCGTGGTGTGCTCGGCCATGGGCGACACCACTGACGACCTGCTGGATCTGGCCATGCAGGTGTGTCCGGCGCCGCCGGCCCGCGAGATGGACATGCTGTTGACCGCCGGGGAGCGGATCTCCAACGCGCTGGTCGCGATGGCCATCGACTCGCTGGGCGCGCAGGCCCGCTCGTTCACCGGGTCGCAGGCCGGGGTGATCACCACCAGCGTGCACGGCAAAGCCAAGATCATCGACGTCACACCCGGCCGGCTGCGCTCCGCGCTGGACGAGGGGCAGATCGTGCTGGTCGCCGGGTTCCAGGGCGTCAGCCAGGACAGCAAGGACGTCACCACGCTGGGCCGCGGCGGCTCGGACACCACCGCCGTCGCGCTGGCCGCCGCGCTCGACGCCGACGTCTGCGAGATCTACAGCGACGTTGACGGCATCTTCACCGCCGATCCGCGCATCGTGCCCAACGCGCGCCACCTCGACCAGGTCAGCTTCGAGGAGATGCTCGAGATGGCCGCGTGCGGGGCCAAGGTGCTGATGCTGCGCTGCGTGGAATACGCCCGCCGCTACAACGTTCCCATCCACGTCCGATCGTCGTACTCGGACAAACCCGGCACGCTGGTGACCGGATCGATAGAGGACATTCCCATGGAAGACGCCATCCTGACCGGAGTCGCCCACGACCGCAGCGAGGCCAAGGTCACCGTGGTCGGCATCCCCGACGTGCCCGGTTACGCCGCCAAGGTGTTCCGCGCCGTCGCCGACGCCGACATCAACATCGACATGGTGCTGCAGAACATCTCCAAGGTCGAGGACGGCAAAACCGACATCACGTTCACCTGCCCGCGCGATTACGGCCCGCTCGCGGTGGAGACGCTGGCCGCGCTGCAGAAGGAGATCGGTTTCACCAAGGTGCTCTATGACGACCACATCGGCAAGGTGTCGCTGGTCGGGGCGGGGATGAAGAGCCATCCCGGGGTCACCGCGAAGTTCTGCGAGACGCTGGCCAAGGTCGGGGTCAACATCGACCTGATCTCCACCTCCGAGATCCGCATCTCGGTGCTGATCAAGGACACCGAGCTGGACAAGGCGGTGTCGGCGCTGCACGAGGCGTTCGGCCTGGGCGGCGACGAGCAGGCCATGGTCTACGCGGGAACGGGGCGGTAACCATGGTGTCGATCGGTGTGGTCGGCGCGACGGGCCAGGTCGGCCAGGTCATGCGCACCCTGCTCGAGCAGCGTGAATTCCCCGCGACCAGCGTGCGGTTCTTCGCCTCGGCGCGCTCACAGGGCAAGAAGCTGCCGTTCCGCGGCCAGGAGATCGAGGTCGAGGACGCCGCGACGGCGGATCCGTCCGGCCTGGACATCGCGCTGTTCTCCGCGGGCGCGACGATGTCGCGGGTGCAGGCGCCGCGGTTCGCGCAGGCGGGCGCGGTGGTCATCGACAACTCCTCGGCCTGGCGCAAGGATCCCGACGTGCCGCTGGTGGTCAGCGAGGTCAACTTCGACCGTGACGTGCGGGGCGTGAAGCTGGCGAAGAACATCATCGCCAACCCGAACTGCACCACGATGGCCGCGATGCCGGTGCTCAAGCCGTTGCACGACGAAGCCGGGCTGGTGCGGATGATCGCCTCGACCTACCAGGCGGTCTCGGGAAGCGGACTGGCCGGTGTCGACGAGCTCTATTCTCAGGCGCAGGCGGTCGTCTCCGGCAGCCGCGACCTGGTGCACGACGGCGGCGCGGTGGACTTCCCGGCGCCGGACACGTACGTCGCGCCGATCGCCTTCAACGTGGTGCCGTTGGCGGGTTCCTATGTCGACGACGGCTCCGGGGAGACCGACGAGGACCAGAAGCTGCGCAACGAGAGCCGCAAGATCCTCGGCATTCCCGACCTCGCGGTGAGCGGCACCTGTGTGCGGGTGCCGGTGTACACCGGGCACTCGTTGTCGATCAACGCCGAGTTCACCCGGCCGCTCTCGGTCGAGCGCGCCTCGGAGCTGCTGTCCGGCGCGCCGGGGGTCAAGCTGGTCGACGTGCCGACGCCGTTGGCCGCTGCCGGTGTCGACGACACGTTGGTCGGGCGCATCCGCCAGGACCCGGGCGTGCCCGACGGTCGAGGGCTGGCGCTGTTCGTGTCGGGCGACAACCTGCGAAAAGGCGCGGCGCTCAACACGATCCAGATCGCCGAACTGGTGGCCGCCGAGCTGTAATTCGCCCAGGCAATCCGCCCAAAGGGACATTCGGGCGGAAAAGTGCGAGTAGTTTTCGCCATTTCGTCGATCTCGGCGCTCGCTCACGGCGGGCTGTGGCCCGGCCACCTGTCGAGTTCGTGACTCGGGGCCAATCTCCTGCCGGACGTGGTTACGCTGTCGATCGGAATGGAGATGGGCGTGCGCCGCCGAGTCGGCTCGGCACTATTCGCTTTGGTTGGCTTGGTGGCCGCATCGTCATGCGCGGTTTCGCACGCACAGCCCGCGCCCATTCCCGGCCCGGTGCTGCCACCGCTGACTCCCGGCCAGGTGATCCGCATCGGACCGACCGCCGGAACAGGCACGCCGACAAGGGATTACGGCATCGGCGCCACCGACCTGTGCGAGTTCATGGAGTTTCCCAGCGGCATCCTGCAGGTGTGTGGGGACAGCTTCGCGGGCCAAGGCGTCGGCTACGGCGGCTGGTACTCGCCGATCGCGTTGCACGTTGACACCGAGTCCATCAACGACGGCCGCGGCGTGCAGTACGTCGGTGTCACCGGCATCGACAAGCCGCTGCTGGCGGATCCGACGCCGCCGGGCGCATCCCAATTGCCGGCCGGCGTCGTGCAGATCAACCGCGAGAACTACATGATGGTCACCACGGTCCGCGACCTGGATCCGCAAAGCTCGCGGCTGGTAAAAGCCGAACCAGGACAAGGCAACTGGCAGACGGTACCGGGATCGGAGCGACCGGCCGAGTATCAGCAGTGGCGGCAGTCGCAGATCAGCGGCTACTACGACCCGATCCCCAAGCCGGACTCACCGAGCGGCTTCGTCTACATCGTGGCCAACAACTTCGACCGCACCTCGCCGGTCGTGCTGTACCGGGTGCCCCCGCAGAGCTTCACCGACCGCGACGGCTGGCAGGGATGGTCATCGACACTGGGCTGGGGACATCCGCCGACACCGCTGTGGCCCGACCACATCGGTGAGATGAGCATCCGCATGATCGACGGCAAGACGGTGCTGTCGTACTTCAACGCCGCCACCGGCAACATGGAGGTGCGCGTCGCCAACGACCCGACGCAATTGGGCACCGCACCGGTCACGACGGTGGTGGTCGCCACCGACTGGCCGACGCCGGTGGAACACCTCGGCCCGCCCGAGAACAACCGGCTGGCCCAGCCGTACGGCGGCTACATCTCTCCGGGCTCCACGCTCGATGAGCTCAGGGTGTTCGTCAGCCAGTGGAACACCGGGCCGCGCGGGGGCACGCCG comes from Mycolicibacterium pulveris and encodes:
- a CDS encoding Rv3717 family N-acetylmuramoyl-L-alanine amidase translates to MPARLRVGAAMAAGLIVAASTLIVPAGDVRAAPSNIAGKIVFLDPGHNGANDDSISRQVPTGRGGTKDCQASGTSTDDGYPEHTFAWDTTLRIRQALTKLGVRTAMSRGNDNALGPCVDERAAMANSLKPNAIVSIHADGGPPTGRGFHVLYSSPPLNEAQAGPSPRFAQIMRDQLKASGFVPSTYIGTGGLNPRSDIAGLNLAQYPSILVELGNMKNPADSALMKTPEGRQKYADAVVRGIAGFLATN
- a CDS encoding YbaB/EbfC family nucleoid-associated protein, coding for MQPGGTPPGGQPDMSALLAQAQQVQQQLMEAQEALANAQVHGQAGGGLVQVTMKGSGEVVAVSIDPKVIDPEDPETLQDLIVGAISDAAKQVTILAHDRLGPLASGMGDLGLPGM
- the recR gene encoding recombination mediator RecR, encoding MFEGPVQDLIDELGKLPGIGPKSAQRIAFHLLSVEPPDIDRLTAALSKVRDGVKHCAVCGNVSDDDRCRICSDTRRDASVVCVVEEPKDVQAVERTREFRGRYHVLGGALDPLSGVGPEQLRIRELLNRIGERIDGVDITEVIIATDPNTEGEATATYLVRMLRDIPGLTVTRIASGLPMGGDLEFADELTLGRALAGRRAMA
- a CDS encoding type 1 glutamine amidotransferase; translation: MAESTVRIGLVLPDVMGTYGDGGNAVVLRERLRLRGFAAEIVEITLADPVPAELDLYTLGGAEDYAQRLATRHLLRYPGLQQAVSRGAPVLAICAAIQVLGHWYETSSGERVEGVGLLDVTTSPQEIRTIGEVVSQPLLPELSEQLTGFENHRGGTVLGASAQPLARVISGAGNRAGDGFDGAVQGSVVATYLHGPCLARNPQLADHLLSRVVGELAPLELREVEQLRRERLAAPRRV
- a CDS encoding Mur ligase family protein produces the protein MVTIRGRVALATGAAARWASRVTGRGAGAMIGGLVALALDKSLLRQLGRGRRTVVVTGTNGKSTTTRMIAAALRTLGDVATNDTGANMDAGLVAALAAAREAPLAALEVDEMHVPHVLDAVEAGDPDVIVLLNLSRDQLDRVGEINHIERTLRAGLARHPSAVVVANCDDVLMTSAAYDSPHVVWVAAGGGWANDSVSCPRSGEMIVRDGAHWYSSGTDFKRPTPHWWFDDTNIYGPDGITLPMTLALPGSVNRGNATQAVAAAVTMGADATATVKAVSAVDEVAGRYRTVRLGAHTVRVLLAKNPAGWQEALSMVDKHGAGVVISVNGQVPDGEDLSWLWDVRFEHFEDTQVVAAGERGTDLAVRLGYARVEHTLVHDTVAAIASCPPGHVEVIANYTAFLQLNRELERRGPRGQERWAHVRRTGDDRGEHG
- a CDS encoding DEDDh family exonuclease, giving the protein MVSHLWGRPAHEAGAGWAVVDVETTGFRPGQARIVSIAALALGDDGNVEQSLYSLLNPGVDPGPTHVHGLTTEMLDGQPCFGDIVGALIELLDGRTLVAHNVGFDYSFLAAEAELVSEELPIDTVMCTVELARRLDLGTENLRLETLAAHWGVTQMKPHDALDDALVLAQILKPVLLRARERKVWLPVHPVTRRRWPNGLVTHDELRPLKMLAARLPCPYLNPGRYVRGRPLVQGMRVAVSAEVQRTHEELIERILHAGLAYTDTVDLETSLMICNEPEPEQGKGYQAKQLGVPLVTDADFLSHLDAVVAGTGIEEFTDTRAAGEQFALF
- the leuA gene encoding 2-isopropylmalate synthase, yielding MTTFSKTSFDSPDAFTSARAITKPAGPPNPGQPPWNTQRGSSMPVHRYRSFADEVEKITLPDRSWPDRVIDTAPLWCAVDLRDGNQALIDPMSPARKRRMFDLLVRMGYKEIEVGFPSASQTDFDFVREIIEQGAIPDDVTIQVLTQCRPELIERTFEACEGAPRVIVHFYNSTSILQRRVVFKADREAVKAIAVDGARKCVEEAKKYPGTLWRYEYSPESYTGTELVYAKEVCDAVGDVLEPTPDWPLIVNLPATVEMATPNVYADSIEWMSRNLKRRDSIVLSLHPHNDRGTAVAAAELGYQAGADRIEGCLFGNGERTGNVCLVTLGMNLFSRGVDPQIDFSNIDEIRRTVEYCNQLPVHERHPYGGDLVYTAFSGSHQDAINKGLDAMKVTADEQDADVDDLLWQVPYLPIDPRDVGRTYEAVIRVNSQSGKGGVAYIMKADHGLALPRRLQVEFSQAIQKITDGEGGEVSPKEMWDVFFEEYLAPTRPLERIRQKVTAAEVDGGTDTVEAVVTVDGVEHEIVGTGNGPLAAFVDALATIGIHVNVLDYSEHAMSSGEEAKAAAYVEASIGDTTVWGVGIATSITTASLRAVVSAVNRAAR
- a CDS encoding linear amide C-N hydrolase; the protein is MCTRVVYLGTGERIVTGRSMDWKFEIGTNLWALPRGVTRTGQAGPDSATWTAKYGSVVASGYDICTTDGVNEAGLAANLLWLAESEYPSNTGDRPAVALSLWAQYVLDNFATVAEAVAALTATPLRVVTAEVPGQHRLATLHLAMSDATGDSAIVEYIDGEQVIHHGRQYQVMTNSPIFAKQLAITEYWQQIGGTVMLPGTNRAADRFVRASFYIDAVPKTADPLEAVAVVMSVVRNVSVPYGITTADEPNISSTRWRTAVDHQALRYFFESALSPNTFWVELANLDFSEGAPAQRLNLGDGEKTVYAGDASAKFEPAEPFAFLSVA
- a CDS encoding aspartate kinase, with the protein product MALVVQKYGGSSLSDAERIRRVAERIVETKKAGNDVVVVCSAMGDTTDDLLDLAMQVCPAPPAREMDMLLTAGERISNALVAMAIDSLGAQARSFTGSQAGVITTSVHGKAKIIDVTPGRLRSALDEGQIVLVAGFQGVSQDSKDVTTLGRGGSDTTAVALAAALDADVCEIYSDVDGIFTADPRIVPNARHLDQVSFEEMLEMAACGAKVLMLRCVEYARRYNVPIHVRSSYSDKPGTLVTGSIEDIPMEDAILTGVAHDRSEAKVTVVGIPDVPGYAAKVFRAVADADINIDMVLQNISKVEDGKTDITFTCPRDYGPLAVETLAALQKEIGFTKVLYDDHIGKVSLVGAGMKSHPGVTAKFCETLAKVGVNIDLISTSEIRISVLIKDTELDKAVSALHEAFGLGGDEQAMVYAGTGR
- a CDS encoding aspartate-semialdehyde dehydrogenase, with translation MVSIGVVGATGQVGQVMRTLLEQREFPATSVRFFASARSQGKKLPFRGQEIEVEDAATADPSGLDIALFSAGATMSRVQAPRFAQAGAVVIDNSSAWRKDPDVPLVVSEVNFDRDVRGVKLAKNIIANPNCTTMAAMPVLKPLHDEAGLVRMIASTYQAVSGSGLAGVDELYSQAQAVVSGSRDLVHDGGAVDFPAPDTYVAPIAFNVVPLAGSYVDDGSGETDEDQKLRNESRKILGIPDLAVSGTCVRVPVYTGHSLSINAEFTRPLSVERASELLSGAPGVKLVDVPTPLAAAGVDDTLVGRIRQDPGVPDGRGLALFVSGDNLRKGAALNTIQIAELVAAEL